In Ilumatobacter fluminis, the following proteins share a genomic window:
- a CDS encoding type IV toxin-antitoxin system AbiEi family antitoxin domain-containing protein, whose translation MAQLSSRLAALVAERHGIVTLDQLAADGWSSHAIRYQLATGSLVRVHHGVLRVATSPDTFEARCAAACAADPAVVITGAAAARLWEFRHVFRPDEPIVLIEHDRTPITHGVLLRRTNVLDSTDWVDRPDGIRVASPVRAWFDCARDLDDERFERLTEWVLDHHASVPTVWAMARRMSARGRPGMARVNRVLSQREPWQKPAGSGLELRVLKALEARGVTGIVRQHPIRLRNGIVIHPDGALPDIRWALEIDHVMWHGGRLDAQHDKGRDRQLRRIHWQVDRVTDQEIRERFEAVIAELVELVDLRRRTLAA comes from the coding sequence ATGGCCCAACTGTCTTCCCGACTCGCCGCTCTCGTCGCCGAGCGGCACGGCATCGTCACGCTCGACCAGCTTGCCGCCGATGGCTGGAGTAGCCACGCAATCCGCTACCAGTTGGCGACGGGTTCGCTCGTGCGCGTGCACCACGGCGTGCTCCGCGTCGCTACGTCACCCGACACGTTCGAGGCTCGGTGTGCTGCTGCGTGCGCTGCCGACCCGGCGGTGGTGATCACCGGCGCGGCGGCGGCTCGACTGTGGGAGTTCCGCCACGTGTTCCGCCCGGACGAGCCGATCGTGCTGATCGAGCACGACCGGACCCCGATCACCCACGGCGTTCTCCTCCGCCGGACGAACGTGCTCGACTCGACCGACTGGGTCGACCGGCCCGACGGCATCCGCGTCGCCTCACCTGTCCGGGCCTGGTTCGACTGCGCACGCGACCTCGACGATGAACGGTTCGAGCGGCTCACGGAATGGGTGCTCGACCATCATGCGAGCGTGCCGACGGTCTGGGCAATGGCGCGACGGATGTCGGCACGTGGTCGGCCGGGCATGGCACGGGTGAATCGGGTGCTTAGCCAACGCGAGCCCTGGCAGAAGCCGGCGGGCTCGGGCCTCGAGCTCCGAGTGCTGAAAGCGCTGGAAGCTCGTGGTGTGACCGGGATCGTCCGGCAACATCCGATCCGGCTGCGGAACGGGATCGTGATCCATCCCGACGGTGCGCTTCCCGACATCCGATGGGCGCTCGAGATCGATCACGTGATGTGGCACGGCGGGCGGCTCGACGCTCAGCACGACAAGGGGCGCGACCGCCAGCTCCGTCGCATCCACTGGCAGGTCGACCGGGTCACCGATCAGGAGATCCGTGAGCGCTTCGAGGCGGTGATCGCCGAACTCGTCGAGCTGGTCGACCTCCGCCGCCGCACCCTCGCCGCCTGA